One genomic window of Streptomyces sp. NBC_01276 includes the following:
- a CDS encoding beta-glucanase, giving the protein MEPETFGWLRRLTRRLAPGGGGGGLPGLAPRRAPAFTADFTSTTQWVAGRSWAYPNGGPVNPGDNKLDHLVADPAYSRGGTFLATLRPDGNWDTGLLTTEGSDEGFMVRTGDVLEARVRLPAETGAWPAIWTWRDGGQEIDVFEYHPDNPDLLELSNHVREAHRYYRDPAVRPGAWVDLKVEFGRTSVVWWVNGTRVFSDRRGVGRSWRAYLIVNLSVSAGRYHPAPGPELTRMSYEVSQLQVYRG; this is encoded by the coding sequence ATGGAACCGGAAACGTTCGGATGGCTGCGGCGCCTGACGCGCCGCCTCGCTCCCGGAGGTGGAGGCGGAGGGCTGCCCGGGCTCGCCCCGCGCCGTGCCCCCGCCTTCACCGCCGACTTCACCTCGACCACCCAGTGGGTGGCCGGCCGCTCCTGGGCCTATCCAAACGGCGGCCCGGTCAACCCGGGCGACAACAAGCTCGACCACCTCGTCGCCGACCCCGCCTACAGCCGCGGCGGGACCTTCCTCGCGACCCTGCGCCCCGACGGGAACTGGGACACCGGACTGCTCACCACCGAGGGCAGCGACGAGGGGTTCATGGTCCGCACCGGCGACGTGCTGGAGGCACGCGTGCGGCTGCCCGCCGAGACGGGGGCCTGGCCCGCGATCTGGACCTGGCGCGACGGCGGCCAGGAGATCGACGTCTTCGAGTACCACCCGGACAACCCCGACCTGCTCGAACTCTCCAACCACGTCCGCGAGGCACACCGCTACTACCGCGACCCCGCCGTCCGGCCCGGAGCCTGGGTCGACCTGAAGGTCGAGTTCGGCAGGACCTCGGTCGTCTGGTGGGTCAACGGCACGCGCGTCTTCTCCGACCGCCGGGGCGTGGGGCGCAGCTGGCGCGCGTACCTCATCGTGAACCTGTCGGTGTCCGCCGGGCGGTACCACCCGGCGCCCGGCCCGGAGCTGACGCGGATGTCCTACGAGGTCTCGCAGCTGCAGGTGTACCGGGGCTGA